A single window of Candidatus Schekmanbacteria bacterium DNA harbors:
- a CDS encoding magnesium chelatase, which translates to MNNKKKKATTENSSFSSKRTNFPFSAIVGQEKMKLALLLNAINPQIGGVLIRGERGTGKTIAVRGLTDVLPEIKVVKSCRFRCDPDEPAKMCSICREAIESGKKLEAVKQKMHIAELPVGATEDRVVGTLNIERAIKEGIKALETGILAEANRGILYIDNINLLDDHIMDVLLDSAAMGVNIVEREGVSISHPANFILVGTMNPEEGELRPQLHDRLAFHVEVKGISDINSRMLIAKRIREFEEDPILFKSRFEKQNKEITKKIISARKLLDKVKISEYFLRIIARMCIELDVDGHRPDIIITRGAKTKAAYDGRTEVTEDDVRLASELTLGFRMRRTPFEDAELSKGKFQQVLDYAKQMEEKAARGSKKKGKSSKKAEASIEHQ; encoded by the coding sequence ATGAATAATAAAAAGAAAAAGGCAACAACTGAAAATTCAAGTTTTTCTTCTAAAAGAACAAATTTTCCTTTCTCTGCCATTGTAGGACAGGAAAAGATGAAACTTGCACTTCTTCTGAATGCCATAAATCCTCAAATCGGAGGAGTTTTGATTAGAGGTGAAAGAGGAACAGGGAAGACAATTGCTGTGAGAGGATTGACAGATGTCCTGCCTGAAATCAAAGTTGTAAAATCCTGCCGTTTTCGATGTGATCCTGATGAGCCTGCAAAGATGTGTTCCATATGCAGAGAAGCCATTGAATCCGGAAAAAAGCTTGAAGCTGTTAAGCAAAAAATGCATATAGCCGAGCTTCCTGTTGGAGCAACAGAAGACCGTGTAGTAGGAACATTAAATATCGAAAGGGCAATTAAAGAAGGAATAAAAGCGCTTGAAACAGGCATTTTGGCAGAGGCTAACAGAGGAATTCTTTACATTGACAACATAAATCTCCTCGATGACCATATAATGGATGTTCTTCTTGATTCTGCAGCAATGGGGGTTAATATCGTAGAAAGGGAAGGTGTTTCAATTTCACACCCTGCAAACTTCATTTTAGTTGGAACAATGAATCCTGAAGAAGGAGAACTTAGACCCCAACTCCATGACCGCTTAGCCTTTCATGTAGAGGTAAAGGGAATTTCAGATATCAATTCAAGAATGCTAATTGCAAAGAGGATACGCGAATTTGAAGAAGACCCTATTCTTTTCAAGTCTCGATTTGAAAAACAGAATAAGGAAATCACCAAAAAAATCATTAGTGCACGAAAACTTCTTGATAAGGTCAAAATCTCTGAATATTTTTTACGTATAATCGCCCGTATGTGCATCGAGCTCGATGTTGATGGACACAGGCCAGACATCATTATTACAAGAGGTGCAAAAACAAAAGCAGCTTATGATGGCAGGACTGAAGTCACAGAAGATGATGTTCGTCTTGCAAGTGAGCTGACACTGGGGTTTAGAATGAGGCGTACTCCCTTCGAAGATGCCGAATTATCAAAGGGTAAGTTTCAACAGGTTTTAGACTACGCAAAACAGATGGAGGAAAAAGCAGCAAGAGGTTCAAAGAAGAAAGGAAAAAGCTCAAAGAAGGCTGAAGCTTCTATAGAACACCAATAA
- the bchD gene encoding magnesium chelatase ATPase subunit D yields the protein MADMGKKIKTKRLLYPFSAMVGQENMKLALILNAINPKIGGVLIRGEKGTGKSTFVRALAEILPEIDIVEGCPFNCNPHIFTELCPNCKSAILEGKKLKITKQQIKVVDLPLGLTEDRLIGSLDIEQAVKFGKRVIEPGMLAEANQGILYVDEINLLDDHVVDVLLDAAASGVNTVEREGISFSHPSRFILIGTMNPEEGELRPQLLDRIALHVEVKALESVEERIKVTNLRNEFESNPEKFRKKYEKENRKLRKQIIDAQKLLKEISISDRMMLLVCKMCKELDVEGHRPENMILKTASALAAFESTKELTQSHIKKAGELILPFRIRSLPYGEETPNEEMIDQLVDELSQEMEDFMPPADSDTELEAADEQEETIEGQIHRIGTPVEIPKQMTKRKADRKMRSGSGKRIKSITSGRKGRYIKHTIPKEDISDIAFDATVRSAAPHQKRRREGTSVSHALIIKKEDIRKKVRQSKASALIVLLVDASGTMGAMDRMECAKGTVFSLLMDAYQSRDRVAMVAFRGNDAQVILPPTNGVELAKKLLTTLPTGGKTPLGLGLMKAMNLIKNEMKKDPTIIPLLVLLTDGRANIPIVPEADPMEEIKKLSEMIAAEGIYSVVIDTEVTKKMRFLNFSYGFAKDIADALAAKYYRIDQLNYQSLGSLITLEKQIAFKEAEKQNLLSVR from the coding sequence TTGGCTGATATGGGAAAAAAAATAAAGACAAAAAGGCTTCTTTATCCTTTCTCTGCAATGGTGGGGCAGGAGAATATGAAGCTTGCCCTTATCTTGAACGCAATTAATCCAAAAATAGGAGGCGTTCTTATTAGAGGCGAAAAAGGAACAGGCAAGTCAACTTTTGTAAGAGCTCTTGCTGAGATTTTACCTGAGATAGATATCGTAGAGGGATGTCCCTTCAACTGCAATCCTCATATCTTTACAGAGCTTTGTCCAAATTGCAAAAGCGCTATATTAGAAGGAAAGAAGCTAAAAATCACGAAACAGCAAATCAAAGTCGTTGACTTACCACTTGGACTGACAGAAGACCGACTAATCGGCAGTCTTGATATCGAACAGGCAGTCAAATTCGGCAAACGCGTCATAGAACCGGGTATGCTTGCAGAAGCAAATCAGGGAATTCTTTATGTAGACGAAATAAATCTTCTCGATGACCATGTAGTAGATGTCCTTCTCGATGCAGCTGCATCTGGTGTAAATACAGTTGAAAGGGAAGGAATATCATTTTCTCATCCATCGCGCTTTATCTTGATAGGCACCATGAATCCTGAAGAAGGTGAGCTTCGTCCACAGCTTCTCGATAGAATTGCTCTTCATGTAGAGGTAAAGGCTCTTGAATCAGTAGAAGAGCGCATAAAAGTTACAAATCTTAGGAATGAATTTGAAAGTAATCCTGAAAAGTTCAGGAAAAAATATGAAAAAGAAAACAGAAAATTGAGGAAACAAATAATCGATGCTCAAAAGCTTTTGAAGGAAATATCGATATCAGACCGAATGATGCTTCTTGTCTGCAAAATGTGCAAAGAGCTCGATGTAGAAGGCCATAGGCCTGAGAATATGATACTCAAAACAGCATCAGCCTTAGCAGCTTTTGAAAGCACAAAAGAATTGACGCAGAGCCATATAAAAAAAGCAGGTGAGTTGATTTTACCCTTTAGAATACGCTCACTCCCTTATGGAGAAGAAACTCCCAATGAGGAAATGATTGACCAGCTCGTAGATGAGCTTTCACAGGAAATGGAAGACTTTATGCCGCCTGCAGACTCCGACACAGAGCTTGAAGCGGCAGATGAACAGGAAGAAACCATTGAAGGACAAATTCACAGAATTGGAACACCTGTAGAAATTCCAAAACAAATGACCAAAAGAAAAGCTGACCGCAAAATGAGATCCGGGTCTGGAAAGAGAATCAAGTCGATAACTTCTGGACGCAAGGGAAGATATATCAAGCATACTATTCCAAAAGAAGATATAAGCGACATCGCATTTGACGCAACTGTCCGCTCTGCTGCACCTCACCAAAAAAGAAGAAGAGAAGGCACTTCTGTTTCTCATGCACTCATCATCAAGAAGGAAGACATAAGAAAAAAGGTGAGGCAAAGCAAAGCTTCTGCCCTAATTGTCCTTCTTGTAGATGCAAGCGGCACAATGGGGGCAATGGATAGAATGGAATGCGCAAAAGGAACAGTCTTTTCGTTATTAATGGACGCTTATCAGAGCCGGGATAGAGTGGCAATGGTAGCTTTCAGAGGAAATGATGCTCAGGTAATCCTGCCGCCCACAAATGGTGTCGAGCTTGCCAAAAAACTGCTCACTACACTTCCCACAGGCGGCAAGACTCCTTTGGGTTTGGGACTTATGAAAGCAATGAATCTCATAAAAAATGAAATGAAGAAGGATCCAACAATTATTCCTCTTCTTGTCCTTCTCACAGACGGAAGAGCCAATATACCAATTGTCCCTGAAGCAGACCCTATGGAAGAAATAAAAAAGCTGTCTGAAATGATAGCGGCAGAAGGTATCTATTCAGTTGTAATTGATACAGAAGTAACAAAGAAGATGAGATTTCTAAATTTTTCATACGGCTTTGCAAAAGATATAGCTGATGCTCTTGCGGCTAAATACTACCGCATCGACCAACTCAACTACCAAAGTCTTGGTTCGCTGATTACACTGGAGAAGCAAATTGCCTTCAAAGAAGCTGAGAAACAAAATCTTCTATCAGTAAGATAA
- a CDS encoding magnesium chelatase, which yields MNKRIQKVKRTLYPFVAIVGQEDMKLALSLNAANPSIGGVLIRGEKGTGKSTAVRALAEILPEISVVKGCPFNCSPNGDSGLCPKCTSLLEKGEKFSVEKRKMKVVDLPLGVTEDRLIGSLDIESAIKEGKRDLEPGILAEVNGGILYVDEINLLDDHVVDVLLDAATSGINVVEREGISFSHPSKFILVGTMNPEEGELRPQLLDRIAIHIDVEGLRNVDDRVNITLLRNEFEKDPIAFNKKYSKQSDNLRKKIIRASKNIKSVQVNENALKLVCRLCQELEVEGHRPDSMVMKTAITLAAFRGRKKLTISDIKKAAKFILTFRIKRIPFKSEDHHINIIDEVIDRLSKEKGMKIG from the coding sequence ATGAATAAAAGAATACAGAAAGTTAAACGAACTTTATATCCCTTTGTTGCAATAGTTGGACAGGAAGATATGAAACTTGCACTCTCCCTGAATGCCGCAAACCCTTCCATAGGAGGTGTCCTGATAAGAGGAGAAAAAGGCACAGGAAAATCTACAGCCGTCAGAGCACTTGCAGAAATCCTTCCTGAAATAAGTGTTGTCAAAGGTTGTCCTTTCAATTGCTCACCGAATGGCGATTCAGGATTGTGTCCTAAATGCACTTCACTGCTTGAAAAGGGTGAAAAATTTTCTGTTGAAAAAAGAAAGATGAAGGTTGTCGACCTTCCTCTGGGTGTCACTGAAGACCGTCTAATAGGAAGTCTCGATATTGAAAGTGCAATAAAAGAAGGCAAAAGGGACCTTGAACCGGGAATTCTTGCTGAAGTAAATGGAGGAATTTTATATGTAGATGAAATAAATCTTCTTGATGACCATGTAGTAGATGTGCTTCTCGATGCGGCAACATCAGGAATCAATGTAGTTGAGCGTGAAGGTATTTCATTTTCTCATCCGTCTAAATTCATTCTTGTAGGGACTATGAATCCTGAAGAAGGCGAGCTTCGTCCACAGCTTCTTGATAGAATAGCAATACATATCGATGTTGAAGGCTTGCGGAATGTTGATGATAGAGTAAATATCACATTGCTGAGAAATGAATTTGAAAAAGATCCTATAGCCTTTAATAAAAAATATTCCAAGCAAAGCGATAATTTGAGGAAAAAGATCATAAGGGCTTCAAAGAATATCAAGTCAGTACAGGTTAATGAAAATGCCCTGAAACTTGTATGCAGGCTTTGTCAAGAGCTTGAAGTTGAAGGCCACAGACCTGACTCGATGGTAATGAAAACAGCAATAACTCTTGCCGCCTTCAGAGGAAGGAAAAAGCTTACCATTTCAGATATCAAGAAAGCGGCAAAATTTATTTTGACATTTAGAATAAAAAGAATTCCTTTCAAATCTGAAGACCATCATATCAACATTATTGATGAAGTCATTGACCGTCTTTCAAAAGAAAAAGGAATGAAAATTGGCTGA
- the bchH gene encoding magnesium chelatase subunit H: MHFTAIIGDYTFSRSLAETSTFIEKKFKGEVKLDYYFCLRHQKFPQEQLEKIEKSVKEADTVIVNMVFDDEIIDILERNRTENKNYIVLASMPRGVALTKLGKFQLPKLSMDKKDSMLAKAVGILRGLMNSSKSTMEVRKLLVMANTILKVLRFGKWKDAGNYIRAWKYFFAGGRDNITNLFLFILAEYYGYKVDYKEPEEIPQGAIYHPKSDKVFATVDEYLKWYTKSGLIKKTELTSKVKNPYVGILFYTQRYQTQDTADLEAVIETLEKRGLGAITILTSGSENMKNMERHFLSNGKSIVEAIISFLFFRIEGGPLGGDYEAFINLASKINVPIIKYLNMGYTTIEEWKEKNEGMAPLETTITAILPELDGLIEGVLISGHKDLSEDGKTIRIMQPIEDRVEKAVERTINWVKLRNLKNNEKKLAFVLFNYPPGKDNIGNAGNLDTFESLIRLFDRMKKEGYDVSGYPKTRQEFVRLMVKKNIVNLSHWTSLQKIKENAFKIPVSKYLEWFNELPEINRKEIIEQWGEPPGKILADDEYILIPGITFGKIFVGFQPPRGYFEDPSKTYHDTGIVPHHQYLAYYLWLQKEYQADLLIHFGTHGTLEFLPGKQVALSENCYPDILIGNVPHAYYYTCSNPSESSIARRRSHATTVDYMTPPMIVSNLYGRLLEIETEIHNYFQQKEQSPAQAKSIKEKILEMAKEENLIDIEAEDVDVSSLYDSLNEMKGTLMTKGVHVLGNSFKGDELIDYVMGIVRFDKGETRSLLRLTAESEGIDWEEARNKPSKIGNDGRPLGVVLEEIEDKGRKILSDYLNSKSPSAKKIVKKVLKTKISSQYLKEFEKTLKFAKEIASNLSNNFEIESLLATFSGKYIKPGVGGDPVRSPSVIPTGRNIYQFNPDLIPTRIAFERGNLIGKQVIEQYKTENNGKLPETIGVILWGFETMKTQGETVCEIFHYLGVEPRWAGNGEFIGVKPIPLDKLGRPRLDVAVEICGIFRDTFPVLLKIIDRAFNLVADLDEPHSKNFVKKHSDEIRKVLVDKGVPKSEADALSRARIFGPSATNYGTDVTQLIETAEWEESDEIANLHIAKMSHIYGDSYYAVSNTDTFREVLDKVDVVAQVRSSDEYGMADLDHYYEFLGGMAKSVENVKRRSGKKAKSKPTVLVADTTKDRISTKNIKSTLEYEAKTKLFNPKWIEGQISSGYRGVKNISKRVEHLVGWSATAESVDNWVWSQVAEKYLFDEKVRKSMMKENIWAVEHQLNRLMEAFNRGIWDATEEEIEKLKKIYLEIESEIEEQEE; this comes from the coding sequence ATGCATTTCACAGCTATTATTGGCGATTATACATTTAGCCGCTCTCTTGCTGAAACCTCAACTTTCATAGAAAAAAAATTCAAAGGTGAAGTAAAACTCGATTATTACTTTTGTCTTCGCCATCAAAAATTTCCTCAAGAACAGCTGGAAAAAATTGAAAAAAGCGTAAAAGAAGCAGATACCGTCATCGTTAATATGGTCTTCGACGATGAGATAATCGATATTCTTGAAAGAAACAGAACAGAAAACAAAAACTATATCGTCCTTGCCTCAATGCCGCGAGGGGTTGCTCTCACAAAGTTGGGCAAATTTCAACTCCCAAAACTTTCAATGGATAAAAAGGATTCTATGCTTGCAAAAGCAGTGGGGATATTGAGGGGTCTGATGAATTCAAGCAAAAGCACGATGGAAGTAAGGAAACTCCTTGTAATGGCTAATACTATCCTAAAAGTGCTAAGATTCGGTAAGTGGAAAGATGCAGGAAACTATATAAGAGCGTGGAAATATTTTTTCGCAGGTGGCAGAGACAATATTACAAATCTTTTTCTTTTTATCCTTGCCGAATATTATGGATATAAGGTCGATTACAAAGAACCGGAAGAAATCCCGCAGGGAGCAATCTATCATCCTAAATCTGATAAGGTTTTTGCCACAGTTGATGAATATCTGAAATGGTATACCAAATCAGGATTAATCAAAAAAACCGAATTGACTTCGAAAGTCAAAAATCCATATGTAGGAATCCTCTTTTACACCCAGCGATACCAAACACAAGATACCGCAGACCTTGAAGCCGTCATAGAAACCCTTGAAAAAAGAGGGCTTGGCGCTATTACAATACTTACCTCTGGCTCTGAAAATATGAAGAATATGGAGCGCCATTTTCTCTCAAATGGGAAATCAATCGTTGAAGCCATCATAAGTTTTCTCTTCTTTCGCATCGAGGGCGGACCCTTAGGCGGAGATTACGAAGCATTCATAAATTTAGCTTCAAAAATCAATGTACCAATCATCAAGTATTTGAATATGGGCTATACGACAATTGAAGAATGGAAAGAAAAAAATGAGGGGATGGCTCCACTTGAAACAACGATTACAGCAATTCTTCCCGAACTCGATGGACTCATTGAAGGAGTGCTTATATCAGGACACAAAGACCTTTCAGAGGATGGAAAAACCATCAGAATAATGCAGCCCATAGAAGACCGTGTTGAAAAAGCCGTTGAAAGGACAATCAATTGGGTAAAACTTAGAAATTTGAAGAACAATGAGAAGAAATTGGCATTTGTTCTGTTCAATTATCCGCCGGGAAAAGACAATATTGGAAATGCAGGAAACCTCGATACATTCGAAAGTCTAATCCGCTTATTCGACAGGATGAAGAAGGAAGGATACGATGTAAGTGGATATCCCAAAACACGGCAGGAATTTGTCCGTTTAATGGTGAAAAAAAATATTGTCAACCTCAGCCATTGGACAAGTCTGCAAAAGATAAAAGAGAATGCTTTCAAGATACCTGTCAGCAAATACCTTGAATGGTTTAATGAATTGCCCGAAATAAATAGAAAAGAAATCATTGAACAATGGGGTGAACCGCCCGGAAAAATATTGGCAGATGATGAATATATACTCATACCGGGAATTACCTTTGGCAAAATATTTGTCGGATTTCAACCTCCAAGAGGTTATTTCGAAGACCCATCAAAAACATACCACGATACAGGCATAGTACCTCATCATCAGTATCTTGCATATTATCTATGGTTGCAAAAGGAATATCAGGCAGACCTCCTCATTCATTTCGGTACACATGGCACTTTAGAATTTCTCCCGGGAAAGCAGGTTGCCCTATCTGAAAATTGTTATCCAGACATCCTCATTGGCAATGTGCCCCATGCTTACTACTATACCTGCTCAAATCCCTCTGAATCCTCCATTGCAAGAAGAAGAAGCCATGCCACTACAGTTGACTATATGACACCCCCAATGATTGTCTCAAATCTTTATGGGCGGCTTCTTGAAATAGAAACTGAGATACATAACTATTTCCAACAAAAAGAACAAAGTCCGGCACAGGCAAAAAGCATAAAAGAAAAAATTCTTGAAATGGCAAAAGAAGAAAACCTGATAGACATTGAAGCAGAGGATGTTGATGTAAGCTCGCTTTATGACTCTCTCAATGAAATGAAAGGTACATTGATGACAAAAGGAGTCCATGTGCTTGGAAATTCCTTCAAAGGAGACGAATTGATAGACTATGTTATGGGGATAGTACGATTCGACAAAGGAGAAACACGCTCCCTACTTCGTCTTACAGCAGAATCTGAAGGAATCGACTGGGAAGAAGCGCGTAATAAACCTTCAAAAATCGGCAACGATGGAAGACCATTGGGAGTCGTCCTTGAGGAAATTGAAGATAAGGGAAGAAAAATTCTCTCAGATTATCTCAATTCAAAATCCCCTTCTGCCAAGAAAATAGTGAAGAAGGTGTTAAAAACCAAAATATCTTCCCAATATTTAAAGGAATTTGAAAAAACATTGAAATTTGCAAAAGAAATTGCTTCAAATCTTTCAAACAACTTTGAAATAGAAAGTCTTCTTGCAACATTTTCAGGAAAATACATCAAGCCGGGAGTTGGAGGCGATCCTGTCAGAAGTCCCTCAGTAATACCTACAGGAAGAAACATCTATCAATTCAACCCCGACCTCATCCCTACTCGAATTGCCTTTGAACGAGGAAACTTAATCGGCAAACAGGTCATCGAACAATATAAAACTGAGAACAATGGAAAATTGCCTGAAACAATTGGAGTAATTCTGTGGGGGTTCGAAACAATGAAAACCCAAGGAGAAACGGTCTGCGAAATATTTCATTATCTTGGAGTAGAGCCAAGATGGGCTGGCAATGGCGAATTCATTGGCGTCAAACCAATTCCCCTTGACAAACTTGGGAGGCCAAGACTCGATGTTGCAGTAGAAATCTGTGGAATCTTTAGGGATACATTCCCTGTATTGTTGAAAATTATCGATCGAGCCTTCAATTTGGTTGCAGACCTTGATGAGCCACACAGCAAAAACTTTGTAAAAAAACATTCAGACGAAATCAGGAAAGTGCTTGTGGATAAAGGTGTCCCAAAGAGTGAAGCCGATGCCCTTTCAAGGGCACGAATTTTTGGTCCCTCTGCCACCAATTACGGCACGGATGTAACTCAGCTCATAGAAACTGCCGAATGGGAAGAAAGCGATGAAATTGCAAATTTGCACATAGCAAAGATGTCTCACATATATGGTGATTCCTATTATGCTGTATCAAATACAGATACATTTCGTGAAGTGCTTGATAAAGTAGATGTAGTGGCACAAGTAAGAAGCAGTGATGAATATGGAATGGCTGACTTGGACCATTATTACGAATTTTTAGGAGGAATGGCAAAATCCGTTGAAAATGTAAAAAGAAGGAGCGGGAAAAAGGCAAAATCAAAACCAACAGTGCTGGTAGCTGATACAACAAAGGATAGAATCAGTACAAAAAACATAAAATCAACCCTTGAATATGAAGCAAAGACAAAGCTTTTCAACCCAAAATGGATTGAAGGCCAGATTTCAAGCGGATATAGAGGAGTGAAGAATATTAGCAAAAGAGTTGAGCATCTGGTTGGATGGTCGGCTACTGCTGAATCAGTGGATAACTGGGTATGGAGTCAGGTTGCTGAAAAGTATCTCTTCGATGAAAAGGTCAGAAAAAGTATGATGAAGGAAAACATCTGGGCTGTCGAGCATCAGCTAAATCGCTTAATGGAAGCATTCAATCGAGGAATATGGGACGCCACGGAAGAAGAAATTGAGAAACTAAAAAAGATCTATCTTGAAATAGAATCAGAAATAGAAGAGCAGGAAGAGTAA
- a CDS encoding MarR family transcriptional regulator produces the protein MKRAQKIEENILKVRNFFIEFTKKVISLNGVKLSYDLSLSKIKALSAFTEDRPFTMGELAKNAGVTLPSMTDAIDKLVQENLVERKRDENDRRIVLVKLTEKGKKMRKEFMMKRREELLNIFSRLSDEEMDELATSLDKVRTILEKLSI, from the coding sequence ATGAAAAGAGCTCAAAAAATTGAGGAAAACATTCTAAAAGTCAGGAATTTCTTTATCGAATTCACAAAAAAGGTTATATCTTTAAATGGAGTCAAATTAAGTTATGACCTAAGTTTGTCCAAAATTAAAGCCCTTTCCGCATTTACGGAAGATCGTCCTTTTACTATGGGGGAATTGGCAAAAAACGCCGGCGTTACATTGCCGAGTATGACAGATGCCATTGATAAACTTGTCCAAGAAAATCTTGTTGAAAGAAAAAGAGATGAAAATGACCGCCGCATCGTTTTAGTAAAACTTACTGAAAAAGGTAAAAAAATGAGAAAAGAATTTATGATGAAGCGGCGCGAAGAGCTTTTGAACATATTCAGCCGTCTTAGTGATGAGGAAATGGACGAGCTTGCAACCTCGCTTGATAAAGTAAGAACAATTCTTGAGAAATTAAGCATATAA